The following is a genomic window from Hymenobacter monticola.
ATAATAAGCTTCTACGCCTCGGCCTCAGGATAAAATTACAGGGCGTCGTTGTCGTAGGCATTGATGGCCCAGGCATTGGCATTGCCAATGTCGTCCATGGTGGCCGTGTCGGCATACAAAATAAAGGGGATGGTTTCGCGCAAAGGACCTTTCGAAAAAGTGTTGCGAACGAACCAGTTGCGAGTCAAGCTTTGAGAAAAACGCTGCCCGGGCTGGCACAGGCTCACGATGCCGCGCAGCGAGCCATCGGCCCGCAACAACGCTTTGAGGGCGCCAAACAGCGCCCGCTCGGCCTGCCTCGATTCGGCAAAGCCATCAAACAGGAAGACCTTCTGGTCCTCTACATAATACACCACGTAGCCAGTGAATTTGCCGCTTGCATCGGCGTAGGCCAATGTCTGGTAAGCGTGGCGGGGGTTGGCGAGCCGCCACGAAAATTGAGCCACTTCCTTTAGCGCATGCACCGCCGTGCCCCGGTTGCTCTTGAGCAGCAAGTCGGCAAGCTGCGCATGGTCGTGCACCGGAACTACCTTGTTAGCGTTTGCAAATAGCTGAGGCAGGTCTAACAAGCGCATTTGGCGCGGGTAGAAATAGTAGGCAATATCAAAAATGTGCCGCCAGCCAAACTTGATGAAGCCGGGTGTGGACTGTCCTCCTCCAAAACCGTACACAAAAAGCTGCCCGTGCGCGCGCAGGTAGTTATAGCAATGCACGGCCAGCAACTGAAATAACCCGCGTCGGCGGTGCCGCGAGTGCGTCATCGTATCGCAGGACTGGTAGATGACCTGGCGCTTCCCTTGCACACTGAACAGCTCAGGAATCACTCCGTAGTAGGCCCCAATTTCGCCCGTAGAATCGGCCACCGCCACAAAGCCAATGAAGTTGCCTGCCGGATTTTGAGTATACTTCCAGTGGAAATACGACACGTTGGTGTCGATACCGAAACAGTCTTGCATGAGCGGCAGCAACACATCGAAGTTTTCAGGCGCTACCTGCTGGATGGTGTAGGTTTCAGTCGTACTCATTTGTGAGACAAGGATTGGGGTAGGTTTTTTTTCATGGCCAGCACTTCCAGCCGCAATTGGGCCAGCGACGGAAGTTCATCCACAATATTGATGCGGTGCAGGCATGGCGGTGCGGTTGCGGATGCCAGCGGCAACGCATTGCCACGGTCGCCTACTTCCAACACACACGTGTAGCCCGCTTCGCGGATGCTGGCCTGCAGGTGGGGGCTGTTCTGCCCATTTGGCAAACCCAACACGTCAATGGGTTGCTGAAGGCGCTCAGCCAGAACCCGGCGCGAATCGACCAACTCCTGATGCAGTTGCGCCGGGTCGTGAATAGTGGAAACGACGTCGTGGTAATAGGTGTGGCTGCCCACTTCAATGTTGTGGTTGGCCAAGGAGCGGGCATCGGCCCAAGTCATCATGCGCGGTGCGGGCGGGCGCCCTACAAGCGTTTCCAGCTCGGTCAAAACTTCCTCACGCATCAACCTAGGACGTTGGAGCAGGGCTTTGAATACCGCCAAGTAAAACGGCATCCACTGGTTGTTGTAACGCTGTAAGTCATACCGCGCTTCACCAATCGTCAACTGCAGGTGCACTTGCTGTTGGCGGGCCTGATTGAAGGCGGCGTTCAGCCGCTGCGTCCAGATGGTGTAGTCCCCATTCAGGCAGGCCACTACCAGGTTATGGTTGGCCGGTAAATTATGCCGCACCAAGACA
Proteins encoded in this region:
- a CDS encoding polysaccharide deacetylase family protein, yielding MIKALATFLSMAGVPAVLRHLRGPQSLTILSLHRVSAEEDYFWQPLHPDRFEALCLYVKRHYEVVNLRDLNLLAAPQRPQLVLSFDDGYQDFMEFALPVLVRHNLPANHNLVVACLNGDYTIWTQRLNAAFNQARQQQVHLQLTIGEARYDLQRYNNQWMPFYLAVFKALLQRPRLMREEVLTELETLVGRPPAPRMMTWADARSLANHNIEVGSHTYYHDVVSTIHDPAQLHQELVDSRRVLAERLQQPIDVLGLPNGQNSPHLQASIREAGYTCVLEVGDRGNALPLASATAPPCLHRINIVDELPSLAQLRLEVLAMKKNLPQSLSHK
- a CDS encoding GNAT family N-acetyltransferase, whose amino-acid sequence is MSTTETYTIQQVAPENFDVLLPLMQDCFGIDTNVSYFHWKYTQNPAGNFIGFVAVADSTGEIGAYYGVIPELFSVQGKRQVIYQSCDTMTHSRHRRRGLFQLLAVHCYNYLRAHGQLFVYGFGGGQSTPGFIKFGWRHIFDIAYYFYPRQMRLLDLPQLFANANKVVPVHDHAQLADLLLKSNRGTAVHALKEVAQFSWRLANPRHAYQTLAYADASGKFTGYVVYYVEDQKVFLFDGFAESRQAERALFGALKALLRADGSLRGIVSLCQPGQRFSQSLTRNWFVRNTFSKGPLRETIPFILYADTATMDDIGNANAWAINAYDNDAL